In Rosa rugosa chromosome 4, drRosRugo1.1, whole genome shotgun sequence, the genomic stretch AATGAGAGACAAGAATGAAAAAGAGGTCTAAAACTTGCCCATCCTCGAATCTCATATATGCTCTTCCTATCTTGTTTTTGAAATGATCACTCATCTTATCGGTAATGTTCTTGATTTGCTTTCGCCTCCATTGCTTACCTGCAAGGAGCAAACAATCATATAACTTACACTTCATAGAAGtatacaaatagaaaaaagaatgcTAGCCAAACAAAAGAATATTGTATCTGCATTGGTCAAAAACTAATATTTAGACATCTATTCAACTAGGTAGTGGCTTACAACAATTATAAGGTGATCTGAGACTTTCATAGTTTTAAGTTTGAAAAGCAAGCAAGATGCATCTGAGTCTCCAACAACTCAAGTGACTAACCCAATTATAGTTTTAAGTTTTCGAGGACTTTAACCCAATAACAGTAATTTAAGGCCAagaactgatttttttttttcacaggcATTTGGATTTCTAAATACCTTTCATGGAGTTCTCTATCATTCTTTTTTCTATTAAGTGAGGGGTACacataaccaatgctcaaatcaCCAAAGGCTAGAGATGGTTTGTTCTCAAATCACCAAAGGCTAAAGATGGTTTGTTCATTCTAATAGACAGATTGCACTAGAACAAAGTAACaaccactactagaaatctgttcatttacatcacatcatttaaatcggtcagacttgcacacgatgtaaaaaatCAAGCTAACATCGTTTTCGAAAGAAACCGATTTAAATGTGTATCATTAACATCAGTTcctaaaatgaccggtgttaaatgtttcgtttgaaaatttgcgggaacctcaTTTTCCTGAAAGTGGTAAGTGTTTAAGTGAATTATAGGAAGCGGGTACTAAAACttaaaactttcacacttagagAAAAAGAGCGCCCTCGACTCTCTACCAAAACTGAACTAGAAACCCTAACCTCAGTCTCCACTCTCGACCTCCATTTTGAACCCAGACCTGAGCTCCTCCTCCTTCCAAGCTCGAGCTCCTCCTCCCTCGAACTCATCACCTCCTTGGCTTCTTCGGCATCGACTTCGTCCAGTCCTTCATCTCACTCGCCTCACCAAATTCGTCGACGAGGACATCATCCAGGCAGTTCTAAATGGCACCGTTCCGTCTTACTCTCTCGAATTGAAGCTTGGAGTTTGGGAGGAAGGATTCAATTACGACGCCGGTCGGAGACGAAGTCCAGCTTGGGTACGTCGTTCTCTGTACGCCAAATCTGTACGTATAATTGTTTCTGTGGACTATTGTTTTCATTTGTGGGCTATTGTTGAAGTATGATTGTTTTTCTTTAGAGTTTACGAAGCGAGAGTTTGTGGTTGGCTTCAATATTTGCTAATTTGTCAAGTCTAGCTTGGGTACGTTCTCTCTTGCTTCCTTCCAATCTTTGTTCCAATTGAAATTGTGATCTATGAAATTGTATGGTCACCTTAAGTTTGAACTATTGATTTTGTTATGCTTTTGAGATTGGACGGTCTCGGTAAAAAGAAGTTTGATGGGTCTAGGCCATCTGCAATGTTCAGTAAGTTTCTGCTTCCATTTTTGGTCTGTAACTTTTTGTATGTAGTAATAACATAGAACCTATTTTTGTTGTTATTTAGTTATCGGGTTAAGGCGAGTACCCATAAGTTGTGCTGTTCGTTTCCGACCCTGTATTGATATACACAAGGTATTGGAGattcaaagttcaaatcttTTGGGACTTAAAACTCTGTTTGTGTATTGTTACATTTGTGTGATTGTTTTGTGGGTTTTTGTTTGTAGGGGCAAGTGAAACAGATTGTTGGGTCGACGCTTTTGGATTGGAAGGAATATGGGCCGGCTCTGGTTACCAATTTCGAGTCGGATAAGTCGGCGGGGGAGTATGCAAAGATGTATAAGGAAGATGGGCTTACAGGTGGCCATGTGATAATGTTGGGGGCAGATCCTTTGAGTAGAGCTGCGGCCATTGAAGCTCTGCATGCCTATCCTGGTGGGTTAATTGCTAGGTGCCTTCTTGTTATTGTGATTCTTTTGCTCTTTTATACTTTTAAATTGATTCTCGGATTCCATTGATGTAATAGTCTTTGTAGTAAGTATTCCTTTAGTAAGCAGAGATAGTCGTTCTTGTATACGAAAATACACTTTTGTCTTTGGTTGGTAGTAATATGGCTGGATATAATAGTTGAATTAGATTAAAGATTCTAACTTGCATCAGTTAGGATTGCGAGGTTTAGGGAAACTGATATCAAAGAGGTGCCAACTTTTGCAAAAGGATCAGATTTCTCATTATTCATTGCACATGCTGAGATTAGTATAAACCTTGTGAGTGTGCTATTTCACTTTGTTCTCTATGATTGATGATATGTTTAAACTTACAGATTTTCCTCTGCTGAACTTGCTGCAAGGACTGGTATAATCTAGGTGGTTTGCAGGTAGGAGGTGGGATCAATTCAGATAATTCTTTGCAATACATAGAAGAAGGGGCTAGCCACGTCATTGTCACTTCTGTGagttctgtttttctcctcttctaaaattgaaaaaccatgTATATTTGTTAGAACAATTGATATCAGGAAAACATTTTCTAAAACTTGTCTTGGTTTTCTTGCAGTATGTATTTAATAATGGGCAAATGGACCTTGAAAGGCTTAAAGATCTTGTTTGTGTTGTTGGAAAAGAATGGCTTGTTTTAGATCTTAGCTGTAGAAAGAGGGTATGAAGTTATCCAGAATTATACCTCTTATGTCCTTCATTTGTTCACTTTCTTTACGAGGCTAAGCAGTCTCATTAGACTACGTAGTATTCTTGAGCAGTTTTAATTATTGCCTTTGAAATATCAGTTTATTAAAACTCAGATCATATTATGAATGCTAGAACACAGTGGACGAGTTTTGCAGCAAGCTACTGGAactattgtatttttttttctttaagcaTTTTCAAGTACCATGTTTAGTATATAATAGGCTTTTGTGCTTTAGCCTAATAAGCAACTGTCACACATTCGCCATCTCATTAATTTATTCAAGGCCCTCTTTTATTCGTTGGCCTTAATGTGTATCTGGTCTTTTATGTGCAGGAAGGtaaatatgcaattatcacagaTAGATGGCAAAAGTTCAGTGACGTGTATCTTGACAAGGAAATATTAGACTTCCTTGCCAAGTATGCAGACGAGTTTCTGGTACATGGTGTCGATGTGGAAGGGAAAAAGTAAGTCATTTTTATTGCCGTACAattttctttacacaatacataCACTTACATAAGTGCGGCAGAAATATAGATATTTAAATAAATGCTCATGAAAACCATTTCCTTGTGCGAggcttttttttaattttgtctgTTTCTTTGTATGGTCTCACACTCTTTTTGCTGTTATCAAGAAAACATATTTTACCAATAAATTAGAATAGTTGAGGAAATTTGGTGGATTCCCGAATTATAAATTATTATTGATTTTACTACTGTTCAGAACATAGGGTATATGTTCTTTGGTTTACCAAGAGTCGAAGTAGTTTAGATTGAAAAGATTTGGTTTATTGCTTCTTTTTCCGTTAGCTTTAGGCAGTGTTTGGTGAGACTTCTTCTAACAATCAACAAGCAGAAGAACATATGTATAGCTGGTTTGACTTTTGAAGATGATCCAGTCAATAAAAGTGAAAAGCTGGAACGAGATGGGAAACAATGGGTTGATATGTGCTCTTCAAGGTGTTATGTACCCAGAGTGCATGATAATGTCCTGCTGCAAAAGTGGCTATGTGAGAATATATAATGCAAAACGTTTTCTTTAGCATAATTGACCCCAATCTAACCCAGGCTTACCTGAATAAAGAACTGTTCAGTAATTGGTGCTAGGGTAGGTATTCACAATCTGGTCAGTTCAAGTGTGTTTAttatacaaataaataaattaattaattaagcacaTCAGGAGCTCAGTTAAGGCCCTGGAAGTCTCTCATTTTGCTAGTTACTGATGTCACTGAAAACATGTGCATATAAGTAGTATACCATTTTTCTTGTGCTCCTTGAatcctattttctttttctttttctttttttggagaaGAGTGCTCCTTTAATCCTTAAGCCTGATACTCTTAACTTTCATTTTATCTTGTGCTTTacaaattatgaaaataatgTTTCTGAATACAGGGTTTGTGCATCTGGCTTCTGTTATCCTTATTCTTATCTTTTCCCATCAAGTTCTTTATATGGGCAGTTTTATTTCAGTCTAGATTGTGTTCAGATGCTCATCAATAATATCTACATTTGTAGGATTTTGATGTATGCTGCAGATAAGTGACGCATGACCTTGTTTCTGCAATTTGTATGCAGAACGTTAGAGTCAACTAGCTGTCAGTCTGCTGATCAGGTGGAAGCAACATTAGTTAACAAAGGAGCCAGAGTAATATCTGAAGAATCAACCTGTTGGTGTTGTGCTTATGCAGGCGTGGCTGGCCAGAGATAGCCAATACATGGGAACCCTTGGAGAATCTCCAATCTGTCTCTGATGTTATAGAAGCATTTGAAAAAaggtattattttgtttttgtttctgttttacgTTCCAGTTACTTCCAAGTCTTTATATTGCTAGTGTTGGCCTCTATAGATAGTCCATAGGGTTTCCACACTAATTATCTTCATTAGCTTGTTTACCCAATCACTGTGCCTTGTGTGTTGCATGTTTATATATTTCTAGTGGGCGGTAAAGACGCGGAAATCATatagccaaaatcaaattgacgaggtgcgcattgaagtggctgattatatacagagtttgatgtaggactgtgactgccaagatgttttttgagtaaggctagctagttttggctttgaagcaaatcttggtgtggaacttttgtacattgttgctcatatgtttccaagctagcttttgtaagtttaggggtttattttctgaattatgttgaatcatgaatttggaaagaaaattaatggaaaacccctaattttggatgatgagaaatgcaatttttttcccagcaatagctaaatgcaaacttttcacatcatgcttgtcaaaatgaagtgaagtatattaaaacataataaaacagtaatgccaaggaaaacgaagtcagttgagagattagaaatcagtatcaaaaatgaaatcgatgtcctatgattatcaatatatcgaattgtaactcaaaaccgatgtaatcaaaactactgcacatcaatttctaatcaccaaaccgtaATCTATTATGAACATACAAATCATCTACCATGGAGCAAACCGATGTGTGGTCAAAAGGTGAACATCGGTTttacgaacaaacaatactcatgggaactgatgtctacaagtgtactggacatcgcttctggaataaaaatcgatgcaaatgttcaagtaagtattgttcgacatatacttttttaagcgtaaaatgtgaaaatatgaagaattagacatacctaacatacaaaaatatgatgattataacgatcatacatcgatttgttttttagaatcgatgttggttgttgtctgggacatcggttgaaaacgcgcttatactgatgtccatacttttctctacacccactaagacatcggtcgaaaattagtttaacatcggtccagaaccgatgtctatgaacaaaattctagtagtgaactATTGctcttcaaaatttcataaactAGAACATCTATTCCCTCTGAGATCAGTTCTATGTTCTGACATCCTACTATCTTTGCCTTGTATTGAACCAtaatgcaatcaaagtctagtaGTTTACCTCAAATATCACATATTAAAGTagcttgatgaagttgatggCCAAGCCACTGTGCTTCCTTTAGCTACAACAAGCGTACTGAACTCTTGGGTTGGCCGAAACAAAGGTATGTCATGAGAGACTTCACGCACCCAAACTTTCCAACAACCAAGACCAAGAGGAACACAATGTACTTTCTCGTTTGGATCCTCTGAGTGAAGGTCTGCAGCTGCAACAATCTTTTCCTCTTTATCTAACCAACTTAACAAGTGTAATTTCTTCATCTTTACTTCACTCCCACCTTCCTTTTCTT encodes the following:
- the LOC133744199 gene encoding 1-(5-phosphoribosyl)-5-[(5-phosphoribosylamino)methylideneamino] imidazole-4-carboxamide isomerase, chloroplastic-like produces the protein MACEVEYEPSDEVIGLRRVPISCAVRFRPCIDIHKGQVKQIVGSTLLDWKEYGPALVTNFESDKSAGEYAKMYKEDGLTGGHVIMLGADPLSRAAAIEALHAYPGGLQVGGGINSDNSLQYIEEGASHVIVTSYVFNNGQMDLERLKDLVCVVGKEWLVLDLSCRKREGKYAIITDRWQKFSDVYLDKEILDFLAKYADEFLVHGVDVEGKKTLESTSCQSADQVEATLVNKGARVISEESTCWCCAYAGVAGQR
- the LOC133746427 gene encoding uncharacterized protein LOC133746427, encoding MLENALLATSKELQELKMVVKNILAQLDKGEKKNETSSAQQSTIEIAQSKKVNATAESKKRKEKDRRVGGSEQEGSKHSKQKTHASIQSTAKEKEGGSEVKMKKLHLLSWLDKEEKIVAAADLHSEDPNEKVHCVPLGLGCWKVWVREVSHDIPLFRPTQEFSTLVVAKGSTVAWPSTSSSYFNM